The window TACCGCCACCTTGTTCCGATGTTGCTGGAGAAAGGAGATATGGGGAGGAGACGAGCTAGGCTCAACCAGTGCGTCGCCCGGTGCAAGTTGTGCCAGGAGGCAACGAGACCTTTCTTGAACCCACTCATATGCAATGACGTGTACTGGGCCGCCGACCCGAGCCCCTTTTATATATCAAGGCCGTGGGGGGTATTGCTGCGACAGGGTCTTTGGCACCAAGACGAACCGCACAACCTGCCGCTACACAGTCGAGGTGGCATTGTGTGCCGCCGCATGCAAGGATTACCAGCAGGTGGAGTTGTCGGATCCGCCTCGCTACGTCTGCAAGGACCGGTTCACTGGTCATCCTGGGCCTAGTTGCAACCCGACAAGTAGAACTGACCTAGACGAACATGATTGATCTATCGAGAGAGAGTTGAGGTAAGGGAATGAAGGTGGGAGAGAAgggtgtcagggttacggataaggtataccctctacccttggatatatGCTATACGGAAATACGGTATAGCGGTGCATATACGGACGTTCTCTGAACACGCTAAGGAAATCCATCACGAAGTCTGCTAATGGAAAGGTTCTTATCCGTATAGGACTGGGTCGTTACTATATCGTGCAGGGttcgatgtctccgagtcctacttagagaccgcctgacctgcgatataaaagggaccccggGGGGACCTAGGGCATCGAATCCTAGAGCCTACACAACGACCACGGCCTACGAAACCGGAtactacaggagccaagtcgccgggtgacgtagtcgaatcaactcgactacgatctcgtcggtactgtcgagttctgctattccctttgtaatatgtggttctttccatataatcccatatcaactggattatgGTTATTACCtgctaaggggcctgaaccagtataatctttgtctcttgtttccttgatgtcgtattacgtagatcctcgtaccaacgtacTCCAATaacctctatatccggtctacgggtatccaccGTCGACAAAGGGATGATATGTGGGCCCTATCTTTTTTTAATAGTTCATGTGATGATTGTGCTGCTACGTTAGCGAATACCATCTTCAATATTGTCGTGGGTGTGATTTTAGACGATTTTAATAGTTGAAGGAGTTATTATACTCGATTTTACGATCGAGGGATACGAATCAGATACATCATATATTTTAGGGAGTCGAAATGAACTTATTTGCTGGGCATAATATGTCGACGGTGTTAGTTGCCGAATGCCAAGAGTAAACCACGGCCCACGTTGATTGAGTAGATGGAAGGAAATGTGTGTGCACTTGCTTTTCTAgtcaacaaaacaaaacaagaacaattttgctatatatttatcaataacttttcttctaaaaatttgtcatacgtaattatagtataattacatcgtaattttcatataattataatgtaacttgtatctaactttcatataattttgAACCGTTAGATTTATTTCAAGATTTGTGCAAGCTCACAGCTTCCAGGACCTCTATTCCAAAGAAATAGCATGTTACGACTTACGAAAGGATTTACATGTAAGTTATGTTGTAGTTATTCGCAAGTTATAATGTAACTACACCATAATTGAATTATAACATCGGTCAAATTTAATGCATAGGCAGCCCTAACGACAATGCGTACACACAGCTAGTACCCAATAATCtaagactgtgtttagttcacgctaaaattgaaagtttggttgaaattggaatgatgtgacggaaaagttggaactttgtatgtgtaggaaagttttgatgtgatagaaaagttggaagtttgaagaaaaactttgaagCTAAACACGGCCCAATATACATCATTTGGAAGACTCTGTGAAAAGATGCAGCAATCTTGTTTGACTCGGAGacaatgagatttttttttcgaatggtGACAATGAGAGATGTCATCACCGTGGAGATTGGATTCCTAAATACGCTGAGTCAGTCAAGCTGACATACCCATTGCTAAGTTCTATTTCAGAGAACGTGCTTGGCGATCCTCTAACAAGCAATTTCTCCAGCTCCTCACTTTCATGCCGTCCCCAAGGATGCTCTGCTAGCTTCCTTAGCCTGTCAAGCTCCTCTGCAACCTGACGCATCGAGGGTCTCTTCTCACTGGACATATCCAGGCACTGCTTCGCTAGATCTGCCATTTGTTCAATCAGTTCAATGCTCTGTTCGCTTTGTATCTGTGAGTCCAGTATCCCCTCGAGCCTGTTCTCACTTAGAGCTAGAAGGAAATGTGACGAGAgattcttctcctcctcgagGGCCTGAAGGTTCAGTGCCTTTCGACACGTGAGCAGCTCTAGTAGAAcgacgccgaagctgtacacaTCACTCTTATCCGTCAGTTTGCATGTCTGCATGTACTCTGGATCGAGGTAACCGCAGGTCCCCTGAACAAGTGTGACGAACTGAGCTTCATCTGTCGGAGCCAGCGTGGAAGCACCAAAGTCTGAAACCTTCACTGTGTAGTTCTCGTCGATGAGCATGTTGGGCGATTTCACGTCTCCATGGATGATTGGGGGTGAAGCCCACGAGTGCAGGTAAGCAAGCGCTTCGGCTGCCTCGTGCGCGATCTTCAGACGCGCCGCGAAGGAAATGCGCGACCCGTGTCGCCCGCCATGGATAAGTTGGTACAAGGTGCCATTCGGGATGAACTCGTAGACAAGCATGGGGACCTCCACCTCTAGGCAGCATCCATGGAGCTTGACGATGTTCCTGTGGTTGATCTGGGACAGAATGAGCATTTCCTTGCCGAACTCCTTCTTCTGCCTCTCGTTGATTAGCTTGCACCTCTTGATCGCAACCACTCTACCGTCTTTCAGAGTACCCCTGTAGACAGTGCCATTGCCTCCCTTCCCGAGCACATTTCGCTCATCAAATTTGTTTGTTGCTTCTTCTAGCTCGTCCTTGGTAAACACTGTGAAGGATAGTCCCTGATTTGACTTCATTTCTTCGAATAGCAACAGACCACCATGCTGGTTAAAGTACCTCCTTTTTACAGTGGCAAGCCTCCTCTTTTGCTGGATCATGTAAGCAGAAGACATGATGATTACTAGTAGAGCTATGCCAATGCTAACACCTGCAGTAAAGGGGGGGTGGTTACAAAGAAATTTACGGAGCTCTACACATACATGATCGGTAGATAATTACAAGTCAAAATGTACTAGAGAGCGTATGGCGTACCAATTGCGATGTGAACTCCGAGCTGAGATTTCTTGGCCTCGCATGTGCCAAAATAAGCGTTGCCCGTTGTTTTATCAGGACAAGAACATCTGAATCCACCTGGAGTGTTAATGCAGGTACCAGGAACAGAGCACGGGTACTTGAATCTGCTGTCCTCACACTCGTTAATGTCTGCAGAAAGCAAATTACTCTGTTTCTTTCACTACTAGTATCTTCTTCAGAAAACCAAACAAATACACAATCTTTATCTGAAGTTCTGAAACAGAATTATATACGAGTAGTTTACCTTGGCATCCGTCGAGGAGGTAAGGGTTTCCTTCAAAGCCGGCGGAGCAGTTGCAGAGGTAGCCCGGGCCGTTCCTCGAATCGACGCACTCGCTGTCGCGGCTGACGCACATGTAGCCCGTGGCGTTCCGCCTCGCCTCCCGGCACGTCTTCTTGCCGACCACCCAGTCGAGCACCAGGGGCACCTTGCCGCCGGTGGACTCCACGAAGTCGCCGGTGGTGACGTACGTCGTCCTGAACTCGAAGGAGGCGGCCTCGACCACCACGGCGTAGCTGCACCGGCCGACGGCGCCGGAGGTGGTGTTGAACTTCTCCTCGAACCCCACGACGTAGGAGTTGATCCCCCTCGGGATGGCCGCCTCGCAGCAGCCCATGCCGGAGCACGACCCGTTCTCCAGCCGCCCCACGCTGGGGCAGGTGGCCATGCACCCGGTCATGTACTCCGTCTCGTTCACCGACGTCACGTACGCGAGCGAGTTgcacccgacgacgacgaggcggttGCCCTCGTCGGAGACATGGAACCACGAGTCGGAGACGTCCCACCACCACGTGCTCTCCGCGTCCATCGACCGGGTCGTGGCGTTGTAGCACCACCGGTTGATGTCGTTGCGGACGCGCGCCTGCCCGCGGCGGAGGGAGACGTCCAGGACCTCGTACTCCCAGCAGAAGGGGCGGTAGCTGCCGTCGGCGGTGCGGTTGCAGGTGAGCCCGAAGGTGACGTCGCCCTCGCCGGTGTAGAGGTAGCAGCCGCGGCCGATGCCGAACGGGTAGGGGATGTCCACGTCGCCGCACCGGCGCTGGCACGCGGCGGCTGGCTGTGcagcagccgtcgtcgtcgatgcTGCCGCCGGCCATGCCGAGGCGATCAGCACGGCCATCAACGGAAGAAGCATCGTCCTTACTGTACGTGTTCTGGTATGGTTGTAATTCTGCCTGCTTTTGTTGCGCTTAATCTGCTATATCATGGAGACATGGAAAGGTTTCTGTTCAGATTGAGCACTGTAAAATATCTAAAACGAACCAGCGATTGTGAATGGCGCCAACAGCAACCGCAATCGATCGCGTCATTCATCATTCAATACGAACGCGATCGGTTGACTGCACATGTGGACATATACAGGCCGAGGAAGAAGTGCATCAAGAAAACCAAGGATTGAAAATGATTGATTCAGCGTTTCAGCGAGCACAACGAGTAGACATCTTCTCAGATATGGTCAGATTCATGTGAAAAATGTTGGGTTCCCACAGGCCAAAGGCATATTTGACGAGAATTATTCAAAACTCTGGAGAGAACATCCTCTCGtatttgcatgtcacttaaatggttataaaaaaattagtaaaatataacaagatatattaatatatgatatatcactccacaaatatgtaaTGTCAAATTTAACCTTTACATGttgcaacgaaaaaaaaaagattgcggCTATACGTTAATTAGCTGTAAAAAAGACACGAATATTAGAGAAGGTCCTAATAAGAAGTGGGGCTTCGAACCGAAGTCATCTGACCCACCACATTGTGAAACTAGCCGGAAGATCTCTAATTAGATGTAGTTTAATTCCTCATAAGTTTAAAATCCACACTCATCGTTTGACAGAATATATTGTACAAGAAAGAAGAAACGTAGCAGCTTTGACGTTGAAATTCCACAATGGGTATCAATTTTGTTCTGAAGATTGTACAAGCAATATGTATCAGTCCACGAGATACATTTTCCGAAAGGATGAAAGCTCCGTTCAGGATGATGTCTGAACTGGCAAAGTAGGTAGGCAGACGTTGATCAACCAGCTGCCAAGAGAAGTCAAGAACAAATTAATCAAGGAAACGGGAGATAAGCGCATCTTAAAAACGACATTTGCCCTTTCCGGATTCACATGGGTAATTACTCCCTACGCTAATTACCCATTTTAATTTAGGGTAagccattttgatttttttactaatCAAACTTATTTAGATTTGGtatagtttatagaaaaatttagcaatatttGTCACATATAATgagttttattaaatataacaATGAGTCGATAGAGTCAAATTAAACCGGTTAGGTACGAATTATGACATATATTTGAGGAAGCGATTTttctatatctcactcgaaagattttttttcttatctctcactcgattttttcactcaaatttacagtgcattttcttgtaagttacagtgtaatttttgaatcttcgcatgcaaattttgaaatttatattggatttggtctttttcttgaagaTATGGTAATTAGTGTCCATTATGATGCTTCTTAGATGCTTTTTGCCTTTTACTGTGTCTATTGAATTTtaatccaaaaattaaaaatctgtgtaatataatcataaaaatctttcgaaaaatGCATAGGTACTTCCTTGAGGAAGTATAAGTTGGACATATTTCCCTTGAGGTGGTTCACACATAGTCGGGGCGGCGGGCCAAAGATTTTAGTTGGACTGGGCTTGCTTGCAGCAGTGGAAGTGATGGCGGAGATGGTCACTAGTCCGCTTTTGGGCTTGGAACTTGGTGGGCTACGCCTACCATATGCCAtcgaataagtctattttgcctcacTCAACTCATGCTACTGGTTGAGTCGCATCCCTCAACCATGAAACCGGATATAACGTCACCCCGTCTATCAAAATCGGTGCAAATCACCTCCTTTAGTGTAGGAGGTGGTTTCATCCAACGTGGCAGATTGATTCGCTGAGTCATCAGGTGGAACCCACTTGCCAGCGCCctccatctcatctcatcttctcccacacctcccccctctccctctttcATCTCTTGCTTCTCTCTCACCTTCCATCAGCAGCAGATGCCACACAGCGGCGACGGTACCAAGCTTTGTGAcatgcggaggaggagcttgcaGGTGACCACACATGgaaggaggagctcgtcggtcGGCCACACACATGGCCCGCGACGCGTGTGGGGAGGAGATTGCCGGCCCACCGTGTGCGGGGAGATGAGTCGCCCACTGGCTACGCACGGGGGAATGAGCTTGCTGGCCGGCCGCGCGCGAGGAGGGGCTCCTGGTGGGCCACGAGCGGGGTTAGGAGCTCGCCTGCCAGCCACGTGCAGGAAGGAGCTCATGGTAGGCTGCACAGGGAGAAAGGAGTCATTGACCGGCCACGCACGGGGGGAGGAGCTCACCGACCGGcagcgcgcggggaggagctcCCGTGGACCGCTCATAGGGGAGGGGGAGCTCCCGGCTAGCTGCGCACGGGAAGATGAGTCGTCGGCCGGCCACTGTCATCCCTCTCGGTTGTGGCGTCGGCAACTCCACCAGCGGGTTCAAAGCGAGCTTTTATTTTTACCTTTGTCACTTAAATGCGAGACTCATATTTTCAACTCATTCCATGTCAAGGTTGCCACGTTAGCACACTTAGATCAAGTCAACCTGCcacttcaacaaaaaaaaaccgcTTCCAAAGCCACCGAAGAAGTCAATTTGCACCAGTTTATAAAGTTAGGGGAGgtgttatatctggttttatagtTAAGGGATATGATTTAACCAAAAGCAATAGTTGAGAGAGGCAAAATAGATGAATTCCTATGCGATCTGACGATATGGGCCGGAGTTCTGAATTAGTCGGCCGTAGTTTCGCTTTTGGGCTTAGATTGTACTATAGGATCTTGCCCACGTGTAAGCCCATTAATAGGCCTGTCAGAGATCGTTTGGCAAAACTGCAATGGCACAACGTCCCACTGACAATTCACACTGGCCACCGATTCCTCCGATCCGCCGTGCCGCAGGCTATCGTAGACGTGCACTCTCGTGCGCCATCTCGTATTTTCTGCCTCGCCCTCGCGACGGCCCTTTGCTCGTGTGCCGCAGAGCGCGCGTACGCCTGTGAAAAATTCTCCGTTCTCCCCGCGGGACGCAGCCGCAAACGCTCGCTCGTTTCTGCCGGTGTTCCGTTTGCCTCTCTGACGACAGCGAGTCCATCATCCATAGGAAGGGGGTTTCCATTTGAGTCGGCGAGGCGGGGTGGCCGTCGGTAACGATTGCTACCATTGGTTACGTCAAAACTAAACTAGGGACTAGTTTGCAAAATTTACGATCGTACTCGTAATCGACGACTGTGACCCAAACCACTGAACCAGGGTCTATCTTGCAAAATACCACCGCTCGATCTTCGGCAGCCGGCCGTTGGATGGGGCCGTTCGCTGTCCAGATTGAGACGGAGGTACCTTTTCACGAAAACCACCCTTATACTACACATTATTACGCCATGTTCTCCTCGCCTTCGTTTAGCCGGATCTTTCCTCACGGCGGGCGCAGCCGGGGGAGTCGCTTTTGTCAGTTAGCGCCGAGGGTGGAAAGGCTGCGGCTACGAAGGAGGCCccgttcgcggcggcggcgcgcgtacCAAGCCGCCATGGTCGCGCCTCGGCAGCTCTCGACCGCGACCCTACACGATCGGGCGGCAAACCGAGGACGGCCGGGCAGCGTGTGCGAGCGCAGTGGGCGGCGGACCGGCGCTGGCGCGCATACCGTCATAGTCGTCTTGCTGAGTTGCTAAACGCCTATCTCTGGTATATTGCAACTTCAAAATATATGTGCACGCTTTCATAtcttttattaattttattagATAATGGATAGAAATCCCTAACTCTGAATACTGTAAACATGTTTCTCGTAATTAATTTGCATCGACAAAGCTACCTTTCCACTTGACCATGATCTAAACGCTCGAATGCAAACTTTTAATTAGCCCGAAGAATAATGAAGTAGTACCACTTGAAACTTTATTAATGTTTAGTTGCATGTGTACATGTTTTATTCTACATTTTTTTGTCAGGAAATGCTAAACACTATGATCTGATaccatagaaaaatttagtaaaTGCATATAGAAGACAGATGCATGACTATGGCCCATATACGACATGGATTGATGACTAGTACTAGTTGTATTTAGTAGTTGGAGATAAAGCCATGACTTAGCTAGCTGTAGATATATTGGTGGTATTTTTTGTTCTTGGAGTTGGATATATATAGCTGATATACTGGTGTTGTTTGAGCAAgccattttatttatatttagacTAAAGTGTTATGACTTTAAAACCACCTTATTCTAGGTTATAACATTAATATATTCATAAAAATCTAGTAGGAGTTAGGCCTGTATCAAATAGATCCGAATATGTTAGATTTTTCAAACTCTAGCGTATGGTGCGTCCAAGTATTGAAATTTTGCTCTTTCGTAAAGGGATCTCGTGAGGCATCTATctatttggaattttggatcaTTTCGCCTTTCTCTTTCGACACAAGAAATTTGAGGGGTCAAAAGTTTTGACCAAAGTACGTATCTGCGCCTATCACTACTGCGGCGCAGACATCTTACTTTCACCTACTCACGATCGACCTCATTTTTTTCTCCAATGAACACCGCCATGAAAGATAATATTGCCTTCTTTCGTTTCCCATCAATCTCTCCGCTTTGTAAAGATTTACACAGCTCCAAAGATTCAAAGAATAGTGGTGGTAAGAAAAATGAACAAGAGATCGACCCAAGAGGCCAATTCTCTGCCTAAATTAAATCTGGGGCAAATTCTGCATGCCACCGGCCTGGATGAACAGCTTGAGCCAGAAGTcgtccatgtcgtcgtcgttgctcgacgacggcgaggcaccgcccgcgccgagaggatCGCCGCCGCTCATCTCCATCCCGGAGTCGGTGCTGTCCACCGTCATTGCCAGCGTCTCCGACCAGAAGCTGTCGTCGATCTGGAACTCCTCCTCCGAGGTGAAACTGTCCGTGGTGTTGTGATCCGCGGAGGAGGCCATCGAGTACGAGTACTcctcggtggtggcggccgacGTCGTCGTGGTCGAGAGCGACTGCTCCGGCGACACCGGCACGGTGGTCGGAACGTcgatcgccaccgccaccgccgcagcctTCTTGGTCGCCTTTCGCTTGGGCGCGGCGGCTTCCCGGCCGGACGACGGCTTCGGCTCCAGCCGCTTCTTGAGGTGAGTGTGCCACACATTCTTGATCTCGTTGTCCGTCCTCCCCGGCAGCCTCGCTGCAATCGCGGACCATCTGAATCATTCGCCACAAATCGAGTTAATTAACCAATAAACAAATCCGAGACAAAATCTTTCGCGTATCCAAGGCAAAAGATTAGTAAACTAGTATTGGACAGTGGCTTGAAAAGTACCGGTTGCCGAGAAGGTCGTGGAGGTGGATgatggcgtcctcctcctcgcgggtGAAGTTGCCGCGCTTGATGTCGGGGCGGAGGTAGTTGATCCACCGGAGGCGGCAGCTCTTGCCGcagcggagaaggccggcctGCCTCGGCAGCGCGCGCCAGTTGCTGTGCCCGTGCCGCTCGATGTGCGCCACCAGGATCctgtcctcctccgccgtccacGGCCCCCTCTTCAGCCCCATCTTCTCGCAGCACGGCGCCCTCCCCATTGCCGACCTTTCCTCCTCTCGTTCGAGCTCTCGCGCCCTGTGCGTttgtttgtgtttgtgtgtgatGGATTGATTGctcggtgtgtgtgtgtgttgctgATGCTGCGTCGTCTGTGTGATGCTGCGGAATGGGAGGGGGGAAGCGGCGGGGTATTTATGCGCGGGGCGCGGCTACAGCGAACGTGGTCAATTGGGGCAGCTTCGTCGCAGCCTCGCATAGACGCATGGGgatttcttcattgtttttttattggCTCTGATCGAGTCCGTGTTGCTTTGTTCGTTTTTCTTTAATCAAGGGGGATTTTTGTTTGTGCGACTTGTACGTTGTAGGGTACAGGCATGATGCATCGGAGGAATGGAGGATGCAGTATTGCAGTGACGTACCCCACGAGTGTCGGTTTGTATAGTGGAGTACTAGCTGTGAGATTGGAGATCGGATGGTGTAGATTAATCCAACACTGTAGCTAGAATGTCGTGTGCTACGATATAATTTCAAATGACTACATAAATGCTAAACTGAGCAGAGCTCTTATATTCTAAAAGACGAAAACATTTAAACATGTGTGCTAGAGTACATATTTATAATCTTATTGTGAACCATATACAAATGATGTACTAGTGGCTTCCTTCCTTCTTGCGCACCATACTATTATCATGGTACGAGGGATTCAATAAATGATTCTAGACTTAACTTGAGTAATATCCTAAACATAGCTCCTAAATAATTTTTGAAGACAAGGAAAGAAATACAACACTAAAGCCCTAAAATAAGAAGACCGCAACTCTCCTCAACATCCATTGTTCACAAGTCGCCAACCTCCTTCATAAGGTTTCACACCGATAGCGAGCTCCTCTATCCTTGTGCCACCAAGCACACTATCTCCCGTACCGTGTCATCGCCCCTCCTCCGTCCCGGCACCGCTTGAAGTAAGCAACCCTAGCACAACACTGCTGGAACATGGCGTTGATAGTACTATAAACTAGATATGCCATTTCCATGTCCGAAAATATGGCCTTAAGtgttatatttatgtttgaattACGATGGTGTGAAAAACAAGAAATAAACATGTGGTGCATATGGAAATAGAagataaagaaaatatatatgtgctGACAATGGGGGGCTACAACTGAATCTGGGGTCATAATTTGAGGACTCGAAAAATAAGGGTAGCCCTCATTTAGTCCTTGGGAGCTTCAAAATAGGAAAATACTTTTaggttctgttttttttttaaaaaaaaacaaaagttttaAATGTGTGGCTTTTTTATAGTTGTTTTCTTAGCATTCATGAAAATAAATAAGTGAAAAACCTGACTAGAATTAATTTTATAATTGAATTCTAAATTTCAAAATGAATTGCACTTTTGCATCCTTGGCAGCTGCCTAGTACATTGAAGCAAATTCTGCTGGCTCACGAGTCATTGCTAAAAGTAGAATAAACTGACATCGATATGTTAGAGCGTATTACGTATGTATCTTGACTTTCCGATATTTAGTATTCTAATTTTCATGAAGACATCTCGTACAGAAAATTATCGTGTTCAAAGGTACACATCGCAAAACTTCAACCTAGCTATATATCGGCCCGGCGCAAAACTTCAACCTATATTAAAATGTCATATACGTAATGTCCAAGTAGACCTCATCAGTGTTTGCACGTGACAAACTTCTAAGGAAGAAAAGGATTACCAGTTCTACACTAGGTTTTATTAGATttcttagcatatatattgCGGTATACAAAGATAAGCATGACGATCAAATAACTCTCGATAACTAGCTAAGCCCACATTGGTAACAACTTTAGACCATTTCTGCACGTTTTTGCCTTTTTGGGAAGACTAACTAATGAATACCAAGTTGAATTATTGACATAATCCAACCAGTTCAGTGGTGAATGCATGAAGTTTGAACGCGCCGTTACTTCTGTCTTAGCCAGAGAAGTGCTTGTCGATCGAGGATTAGGATAAAAAGCTGCCCGAAAAAGGATGCCAGAAAAAGTCGCATTGAGCATCTTTCTTAATCTCTCTTTGATTGGAAGATCCATTTACGATTAATTAGACGATGATGGTAGAATAATTTAACCAAGCGGACGAATCCAGCTAGTGCACTGTATCGCGTTCTACTACTAATCTACTACGAAGGGCTCAGTCATCAGGCA of the Oryza sativa Japonica Group chromosome 2, ASM3414082v1 genome contains:
- the LOC107276382 gene encoding putative wall-associated receptor kinase-like 16; its protein translation is MLLPLMAVLIASAWPAAASTTTAAAQPAAACQRRCGDVDIPYPFGIGRGCYLYTGEGDVTFGLTCNRTADGSYRPFCWEYEVLDVSLRRGQARVRNDINRWCYNATTRSMDAESTWWWDVSDSWFHVSDEGNRLVVVGCNSLAYVTSVNETEYMTGCMATCPSVGRLENGSCSGMGCCEAAIPRGINSYVVGFEEKFNTTSGAVGRCSYAVVVEAASFEFRTTYVTTGDFVESTGGKVPLVLDWVVGKKTCREARRNATGYMCVSRDSECVDSRNGPGYLCNCSAGFEGNPYLLDGCQDINECEDSRFKYPCSVPGTCINTPGGFRCSCPDKTTGNAYFGTCEAKKSQLGVHIAIGVSIGIALLVIIMSSAYMIQQKRRLATVKRRYFNQHGGLLLFEEMKSNQGLSFTVFTKDELEEATNKFDERNVLGKGGNGTVYRGTLKDGRVVAIKRCKLINERQKKEFGKEMLILSQINHRNIVKLHGCCLEVEVPMLVYEFIPNGTLYQLIHGGRHGSRISFAARLKIAHEAAEALAYLHSWASPPIIHGDVKSPNMLIDENYTVKVSDFGASTLAPTDEAQFVTLVQGTCGYLDPEYMQTCKLTDKSDVYSFGVVLLELLTCRKALNLQALEEEKNLSSHFLLALSENRLEGILDSQIQSEQSIELIEQMADLAKQCLDMSSEKRPSMRQVAEELDRLRKLAEHPWGRHESEELEKLLVRGSPSTFSEIELSNGYVSLTDSAYLGIQSPR
- the LOC4330027 gene encoding transcription factor MYB30-like — translated: MGRAPCCEKMGLKRGPWTAEEDRILVAHIERHGHSNWRALPRQAGLLRCGKSCRLRWINYLRPDIKRGNFTREEEDAIIHLHDLLGNRWSAIAARLPGRTDNEIKNVWHTHLKKRLEPKPSSGREAAAPKRKATKKAAAVAVAIDVPTTVPVSPEQSLSTTTTSAATTEEYSYSMASSADHNTTDSFTSEEEFQIDDSFWSETLAMTVDSTDSGMEMSGGDPLGAGGASPSSSNDDDMDDFWLKLFIQAGGMQNLPQI